The Phycisphaerae bacterium sequence TTGGCGCTCCGACAAACGAGGGGGGAGCTCAAACGATGTCTTGTCTTCGAGGTACTTGTAAACCTGGCCCGCCATCACCCGGCGAACCTGTTCTTCGATTCGGCTTTCGAGGTCCTTGCGGATGTAATCGCGGAGATCCTGCTCGCCTTCGAAGCCGAGGCTCTTGAAGAATTGCTCGTTGAGTTCGGGTAACCTGAGCCGCTGGATCTCGCGAATCTTGAACTCGAAGTCGACCTGTTTTCCACGGAACTCGGCCTTCACATGGTCGTCGGGGACCTGCCCGGAAGCCGTGCGCGTTTCCCCTGTCTTGGCCCCCGCCAAGGCTTCCCCCAGTTTTTCCAGCGTCACGCCGTCGATGACCTGTCCACGGGCGGCGACCCGGACCATCCGCTCTTCCTTAAGCACGGTTCCCTCGCAGGTCATTCTAAAATCGACGTAGAGCACGTCGTTGGCCTCGACCGCTCCGTCCTCAGGAACAACCTCGTAGGTGCCGCGGGTCGTGCGGAGCCGCTCCAGTTGGTTCTGAACATCCTCGTCGGTGACGGTGACCACCGGCTTCTCCAGCGGAATGCCCTCGATCTCCGGGAGATCGAACTCGGGTCGAACCTCGACCTCACAGGAAAAGGTCAGCGGCCCGTCATCGGGAAGCTTGACTCTCTCCATGGCCGTCTGGACATCAACCAGCTCTTCCCCCTCGCCCTCCTTTCGCTTGACCCAGATCAGCGGGTCGCCGATGACCTTGAGGTCGGCCTTGTCCACGGCGGCCATGTAGCCTGTGCCGAGCATCTGTTGAATGAGCGTGGCATTCACGTCCCTGCCGAAACGCTTTTCCAGAAGCCGTCGCGGGGCTCGTCCCTTGCGGAAGCCCGGCACGACGGCCTCGTTGCGCATCTGGCCGTATTGCTCGTCGAGCTGCTCGCCGATTGTGTCGTGCGGCACGGTGACGGTCAGCTTCTTGCGAAGCCCACCGAGATCCTCAACCTGAACGTCCACGACCTCTTTGAGCTTGTCTTGCAGGGTCTCTTCCTGCTCTTCGGCTTGCTCGTCCAGTTCTCCAACGTCGTCTGCCTGCTGATCATCGAGTTCTTCGTCTGCCATGCGCTCGTGCTCCCTGAAGAGGTTGTCCATGGGACAGCGACAGTACTCTGCTTCGGTGCGGCCCCACGCGTGCCGCGCCGTCTGCTGAACCGTGTGGAGGGATGGGGCATCATACGAAAAGGCCAACCTCATCCACCACCAGGCGTTGGCCAAAGCCCGGGGCGAGTCCGGTTGGCTTCCTTCAGCGATCGCAGCCAACGCCTGGTCTCAGCGGGGACCGGTACCCTGCAATCGCCTGCTTGCATATTGTGGCGGTTGGCAGACGGACT is a genomic window containing:
- the tig gene encoding trigger factor yields the protein MADEELDDQQADDVGELDEQAEEQEETLQDKLKEVVDVQVEDLGGLRKKLTVTVPHDTIGEQLDEQYGQMRNEAVVPGFRKGRAPRRLLEKRFGRDVNATLIQQMLGTGYMAAVDKADLKVIGDPLIWVKRKEGEGEELVDVQTAMERVKLPDDGPLTFSCEVEVRPEFDLPEIEGIPLEKPVVTVTDEDVQNQLERLRTTRGTYEVVPEDGAVEANDVLYVDFRMTCEGTVLKEERMVRVAARGQVIDGVTLEKLGEALAGAKTGETRTASGQVPDDHVKAEFRGKQVDFEFKIREIQRLRLPELNEQFFKSLGFEGEQDLRDYIRKDLESRIEEQVRRVMAGQVYKYLEDKTSFELPPRLSERQADRVLIRHMVELYRQGVPQAEVEKRIDEIKTSSQELAAREMRRFFIMEKVAEQLEDIEVSEGEINNLIATIAYRQGRRFDRVRDELAKGGGLTNLYLQIRDEKLIERLIEKAQITEKTREAN